One region of Streptomyces subrutilus genomic DNA includes:
- a CDS encoding flavin-containing monooxygenase: MSRPTSSPTSAPMVSDGRPSAVDQVDAVVVGAGLSGLYQLYRLRELGLTAVAFEAGDDIGGTWYWNRYPGARCDIESMSYSYSFSPELDQEWEWSERYAAQPEILRYLHHVADRFDLREDVVLRTRVTRAVYDGHDQRWRLSTDTGRTVTARFVILTTGCMSVPKDPEIPGVDSFAGAVHHTARWPHEDVSFAGKRVAVIGTGCSGVQAVPVIAADAASLTVFQRTPAYVLPARNRPLQATERSAFKARYPEFREAQRRSRGGTVFAPPTRSALEVDEAERTAAYEAAWDEGFLNGMLRTYTDILTDEKANETVAEFVRSKIRSIVTDPATAELLSPRTFPFATKRPCLGTDYYETYNLPHVSLVDLRTTPIERITPRGIRTSDGEHDLDAIVFATGFDALSGSQLAIDIVGKGGTTLRERWAEGPRNHLGLVSAGFPNLFTVLGPLSPSVLTNITVSLEQQVEWITDCIDHLLRNGLTEIDVTPSAEANWGTRVAEIAARTLYPAVDSWYTGANVPGKPRVFLAYAGGLDRYREECDAVARGGYTGFVLSSLAGGPTTRSARPMTR, encoded by the coding sequence ATGAGCCGTCCGACGAGTTCTCCCACGAGCGCTCCGATGGTGTCCGACGGCCGCCCGTCCGCCGTCGACCAGGTCGACGCCGTGGTCGTCGGAGCCGGATTATCCGGCCTCTACCAGCTTTACCGGCTGCGGGAACTCGGCCTGACGGCCGTGGCCTTCGAAGCTGGCGACGACATCGGCGGAACGTGGTACTGGAACCGGTATCCCGGGGCCCGCTGCGACATCGAGAGCATGTCGTACTCCTACTCCTTCTCCCCGGAACTCGACCAGGAGTGGGAATGGAGCGAACGCTACGCCGCCCAGCCGGAGATCCTGCGCTACCTCCACCACGTCGCCGACCGGTTCGACCTGCGCGAGGACGTCGTCCTGCGCACTCGCGTCACACGAGCCGTGTACGACGGGCACGATCAGCGCTGGCGGCTGTCCACGGACACCGGACGGACCGTCACCGCCCGCTTCGTGATCCTGACGACCGGCTGCATGTCGGTCCCCAAGGACCCGGAGATACCCGGCGTCGACAGCTTCGCCGGCGCCGTCCACCACACCGCGCGGTGGCCGCACGAGGACGTCTCCTTCGCCGGGAAGCGGGTCGCCGTGATCGGCACCGGATGCTCGGGCGTCCAGGCCGTTCCCGTCATCGCCGCCGATGCGGCTTCCCTGACCGTCTTCCAGCGGACCCCGGCCTACGTCCTGCCGGCCCGCAACCGTCCGCTGCAAGCCACGGAACGCTCGGCGTTCAAGGCCCGTTACCCCGAGTTCCGGGAGGCGCAACGGCGCTCGCGGGGCGGGACCGTCTTCGCGCCCCCGACCCGCTCGGCGCTGGAGGTCGACGAGGCGGAGCGCACCGCCGCCTACGAGGCGGCCTGGGACGAGGGCTTCCTCAACGGGATGCTACGCACCTACACCGACATCCTCACCGACGAGAAGGCCAACGAGACCGTGGCGGAGTTCGTCCGGTCCAAGATCCGGTCGATCGTGACCGACCCCGCGACGGCGGAACTGCTCTCCCCGCGTACGTTCCCGTTCGCGACCAAGCGCCCCTGCCTGGGAACCGACTACTACGAGACGTACAACCTGCCGCACGTGTCGCTCGTGGACCTGCGCACGACCCCGATCGAGCGGATCACCCCCCGGGGCATCCGGACCTCGGACGGGGAGCACGACCTCGACGCGATCGTCTTCGCCACCGGCTTCGACGCTCTCTCCGGCTCCCAGCTCGCCATCGACATCGTGGGCAAGGGAGGCACGACGCTCCGGGAGCGGTGGGCCGAAGGTCCCCGAAACCACCTCGGGCTCGTCTCGGCCGGCTTCCCCAACCTCTTCACCGTCCTCGGCCCGCTCAGCCCCTCCGTGCTCACCAACATCACGGTGTCCCTCGAGCAGCAGGTCGAGTGGATCACCGACTGCATCGACCACCTGCTCAGGAACGGTCTCACCGAGATCGACGTCACCCCGTCCGCCGAGGCCAACTGGGGCACACGCGTGGCGGAGATCGCCGCCCGTACGCTCTACCCGGCGGTGGACTCCTGGTACACCGGGGCGAACGTCCCGGGCAAACCACGCGTGTTCCTCGCCTACGCGGGCGGGCTCGACCGGTACCGGGAGGAGTGCGACGCCGTGGCCCGCGGCGGTTACACCGGCTTCGTCCTCTCTTCCCTCGCAGGAGGGCCCACCACCCGATCGGCTCGCCCCATGACGAGATGA
- a CDS encoding acyl-CoA thioesterase, translating to MADPTVTSPAPAARPVKTPDDSRVVLAHIMSEHDTNLYGTIHGGVMMKLIDDAAAAAAGRHADGPAVTVSVDRMTFLAPVRAGDLLSVEAGLERAGRTSMTVGVRVTSERWNSSGPATEVATAFLTFVAVDADGSPRPVPALDVSLPGLP from the coding sequence GTGGCCGATCCCACCGTCACCAGCCCTGCCCCCGCCGCCCGCCCGGTCAAGACGCCGGACGACTCCCGGGTGGTTCTCGCCCACATCATGAGCGAGCACGACACCAACCTCTACGGCACGATCCACGGTGGCGTGATGATGAAGCTCATCGACGACGCCGCCGCGGCCGCCGCCGGCCGGCACGCCGACGGCCCCGCCGTCACCGTCTCGGTCGACCGGATGACCTTCCTCGCCCCCGTACGGGCCGGAGACCTGCTGAGCGTCGAGGCCGGACTCGAACGCGCCGGGCGCACTTCCATGACCGTCGGCGTCCGCGTCACCTCCGAGCGCTGGAACAGCTCCGGACCCGCCACCGAGGTCGCCACCGCCTTCCTCACCTTCGTCGCCGTCGACGCCGACGGCAGCCCGCGGCCCGTGCCCGCGCTCGACGTGTCACTTCCCGGCCTGCCCTGA
- a CDS encoding MFS transporter, which produces MTQTVSPATGAGFSHEQRRALTVLGISQTLGGAGMAAGITVGALLAQDLLGSTGLAGLPAALYTAGAAFGAAGLGRVSRRFGRGPGLALGNGIAALGSAGVVAGAAARWPVLLLAALFVYGAGTVTGLLARYAGAELAPPERRGRAAGTVLFAMTLGAVVGPNLTGPTGDLAGTWGLPRLTGPFLLAAVAYVAAALVLVVGLRPDPLPPAPPQAPGAAPTGRPTLGVVTGATVMITAQLVMIAVMTMTPVHMADHGHTAQAVGLVIALHVGAMFLPSPLSGLLADRIGGRRVATAAGAVLLGAALLAGLAQPTSVPLLACALVLLGAGWNLALLGGTAMLTDAAPAENRAAVQGLADVGMSVAGATGGMASGLVMGGTGYPVLAVAAGALALAVVPAVAMSGSRPT; this is translated from the coding sequence GTGACCCAGACGGTCTCCCCGGCCACGGGGGCGGGGTTCTCCCATGAACAGCGCCGCGCCCTGACGGTGCTCGGCATCTCGCAGACGCTCGGCGGCGCGGGCATGGCGGCCGGCATCACCGTCGGCGCGCTCCTCGCCCAGGACCTGCTCGGCTCGACCGGTCTGGCCGGACTCCCGGCCGCGCTCTACACCGCCGGCGCGGCCTTCGGAGCGGCGGGTCTCGGGCGCGTCAGCCGGCGCTTCGGGCGCGGTCCGGGACTGGCGCTCGGCAACGGCATCGCCGCGCTGGGCAGCGCGGGCGTGGTCGCGGGAGCCGCGGCGCGCTGGCCCGTCCTGCTCCTGGCCGCCCTCTTCGTGTACGGGGCGGGCACGGTCACCGGGCTCCTGGCACGCTACGCGGGCGCCGAGCTCGCTCCGCCCGAACGACGCGGCCGGGCCGCCGGAACCGTCCTGTTCGCCATGACCCTGGGAGCGGTCGTGGGCCCGAATCTGACCGGACCCACCGGTGATCTCGCCGGCACCTGGGGCCTGCCGCGGCTGACGGGTCCCTTCCTGCTGGCGGCGGTCGCGTACGTGGCCGCCGCGCTCGTGCTGGTGGTGGGGCTGCGCCCGGACCCGCTGCCCCCGGCCCCGCCCCAGGCACCCGGGGCCGCCCCTACAGGGCGCCCCACCCTTGGCGTCGTCACCGGTGCCACCGTGATGATCACCGCGCAGCTCGTGATGATCGCAGTGATGACCATGACGCCCGTCCACATGGCAGATCACGGCCACACGGCACAGGCGGTGGGCCTGGTCATCGCCCTGCACGTGGGCGCGATGTTCCTGCCGTCACCGCTGAGCGGCCTGCTCGCGGACCGGATCGGCGGGCGGCGGGTCGCCACCGCGGCCGGAGCCGTCCTACTGGGCGCGGCTCTGCTCGCCGGCCTCGCCCAGCCGACCTCCGTCCCCCTCCTGGCCTGCGCGCTGGTCCTCCTCGGAGCCGGCTGGAACCTGGCCCTGCTCGGCGGCACGGCCATGCTCACGGACGCCGCGCCCGCCGAGAACCGGGCCGCGGTGCAGGGCCTCGCGGACGTGGGGATGTCCGTGGCGGGCGCGACCGGCGGCATGGCCTCGGGGCTGGTGATGGGCGGCACCGGATATCCGGTCCTGGCGGTGGCCGCCGGGGCCCTCGCCCTCGCGGTCGTCCCGGCGGTGGCGATGAGCGGCAGCCGCCCCACCTGA